One window from the genome of Salvia miltiorrhiza cultivar Shanhuang (shh) chromosome 7, IMPLAD_Smil_shh, whole genome shotgun sequence encodes:
- the LOC130994532 gene encoding uncharacterized protein LOC130994532, translating into MNIIAWNIRGFTDESKRLLKEHCSSFSPMIIGLIEPKVRQSFWMSINMVPRHQNSRLLRRPNIWLIAHPSVNINIIHSSEQAIVADCSWNSRIFRVAIVHGANDQVARRVLWSDLLSVIHKNTVCIGDFNAVKGAHERISMVTPSRSSCRDFCKFIEEADFIESPTTGLHFTWSGRRFLPRHIESRLDRALFSSGFADMWTNIVTHALPRLTSDHSALVLQCRDAAPPGKRSFRFLNMWVLHPDFQNLTHNSWSGDVDVRCPIFKVMFKLRRLRADLKTWNRTVFGNVDDQIVAYQAALLEIQQRISQNGYSDSIFDEEIQAQARLNIILERKNSLLHQKSRAKWLTDGDRNTSFFHCLIKFRKPKQRLNHLRIGDQISSDKDDIKNHIIDFFSNLFREEGPCRDDRTMLEAIIDHSVTEEQNANLIRIPEDDEIKASVFGMDASSAPGPDGFSGLFFQNCWNIIKEDICLAVRTFFLRSYLPAGCNASTLILIPKKDQVDTVTDLRPIILSNFFFKIISKILATRLSAVAAVCVSLNQFGFISGRNIHDCIVLGSEGFNCMNRTSRRSNFACKIDISKAFDTMSWGFILQVLQVNGFHETFIRWISVIFTSARISILYNGLLSGYFACSRGVRQGDPLSPILFGIAEDVLSHLFLNCVHSRHLVPMDFSRGSHFPTHLLYADDILIFCKASVRNAKKIKEILNLYGELSGQICNPVKSHVFFSSRVATPLRNNIQRELGFAIGSLPVTYLGVPLFTGRIRASYFMAIYDKIVNKFARWKGLQLSMAGRLCLVRSVIQSSVTHSMMIYRWPKSLIYNLDKKCRNFIWTGSVDIKPSCPVSWNRICAPRVEGGLGVRPFSTMNKSCLMKMAWKMVQGQDFAFAVLRTRYLTIFGYAKLNIASSPYWTGIREHVNQLVDNSFSYVGKGSTTYFWKDDWLGYKLVDKLRIPTFMHEFLNQAIDDYFFDGIWHFTEDFIIHCSDIVVDILLLPFGDEEDQRFWKSSLTGNVSAATAFAANSHCFPKVCWGSWIWEKFIPERRSLLTWRLIHRRLPTQDLLIRHGKMIGPNRCALCGRDEETISHLFWICSVVKLAWHELLEWFHKTDYLHHADIHDFLVTAWNAKFSSLVTSFWKAGVINLLWKIWDCRNQIIFEDKSFSHRDLSRFLKVAFKEMDAHFSKMGNSNNSWSDYLTLRSIGVATRAAPPPVMVNVHWWPPVGQWMKVNTDGSAMGAPGSIAAAGVFRDHWGWVRGCFHFKGGTGFAFEAELLAIIYAIMIAHHRGWHMLWIEGDSAYIVRLLTSRSLDVPWRFMAAWRKALKLLEEFQLQVSHIFREGNCAADLMANQARPEGWWPYARDEIKKVVAMDMATHSHVRIKGLLVRFLDAGFCRTDGGQVSARVLFIRRPDWSFFFLEQELLLVQWCDLQQNMEQMCDPRRYKDFSFWFHRELFSNSWWAGLGFGWSSDLIALSSGVSCWGKIVAGNNLIFVSHGSIGRSFLEEEGPAATAYHRLLGPFASVDRWLEEGIGDGVLPADFTSMTTFSVFVDRWLEEEIGDGVLPADFPSMTAFGVALVVDRWLEEEIGDGVLPAGFPPMTAFGVTFLVVVTVLANEVESVVLANEVEVKLYVINQ; encoded by the exons ATGAATATTATCGCTTGGAACATCCGTGGCTTTACGGATGAATCAAAGCGTTTACTGAAAGAGCATTGTAGTTCTTTTTCCCCTATGATTATTGGTTTGATCGAGCCTAAGGTTCGTCAAAGTTTTTGGATGTCGATTAACATGGTTCCACGACATCAAAATAGCAGGCTCTTGCGTCGCCCTAATATTTGGTTAATTGCTCACCCTTCTGTGAACATTAACATTATTCACTCCTCCGAGCAAGCCATTGTAGCGGACTGTAGCTGGAATTCGAGGATTTTTAGAGTTGCCATTGTACATGGTGCTAATGATCAGGTGGCCCGTCGCGTTCTTTGGTCGGATCTTCTCTCAGTGATTCACAAAAACACTGTTTGtattggcgattttaatgcCGTGAAGGGTGCCCATGAGCGTATTAGCATGGTGACCCCTAGTAGAAGCTCTTGTCGTGATTTCTGTAAGTTTATTGAGGAAGCTGATTTTATAGAGTCGCCTACGACAGGGCTGCATTTTACTTGGTCGGGGCGTCGCTTTCTTCCCCGGCATATTGAGTCAAGGCTTGATCGAGCTCTTTTCTCTTCTGGTTTCGCTGACATGTGGACCAATATTGTCACTCATGCGTTACCTAGATTGACTTCGGATCACTCGGCTTTAGTTCTTCAATGTAGAGACGCGGCTCCTCCTGGGAAGCGTTCGTTCCGGTTTCTTAACATGTGGGTTTTGCACCCTGATTTTCAAAACTTGACTCATAACTCTTGGTCTGGTGATGTGGACGTCCGTTGTCCCATTTTCAAGGTGATGTTTAAACTAAGAAGACTCCGTGCTGATCTTAAGACCTGGAATCGTACGGTTTTTGGGAATGTTGATGATCAGATTGTGGCTTATCAGGCTGCGCTTTTGGAGATTCAGCAGCGTATTTCACAAAATGGGTACTCGGATTCGATTTTTGATGAGGAGATACAGGCTCAGGCGCGCCTTAACATCATTTTGGAAAGAAAGAACAGTTTATTGCATCAGAAAAGTAGAGCGAAGTGGTTGACTGATGGTGATCGTAACACTTCTTTTTTCCACTGTCTCATCAAATTCAGGAAGCCGAAGCAGCGCCTGAATCATCTGCGCATTGGGGATCAGATTTCGAGTGATAAGGACGATATTAAGAAtcatattattgattttttttctaatctTTTCAGGGAGGAGGGTCCGTGTCGTGACGACAGAACCATGTTGGAAGCTATTATTGATCATAGTGTCACTGAGGAGCAGAATGCTAATTTGATCAGAATCCCGGAGGATGACGAGATAAAGGCCTCGGTGTTTGGGATGGACGCTTCTAGCGCCCCGGGTCCTGATGGTTTTTCGGGTCTCTTCTTTCAGAATTGTTGGAATATCATTAAAGAGGATATCTGTCTCGCTGTTCGGACTTTTTTCTTACGGTCTTACCTTCCTGCTGGCTGCAATGCCAGCACGTTGATTTTGATTCCCAAGAAAGATCAGGTTGATACGGTGACTGATCTTCGTCCTATAATTCTCTCGAACTTCTTTTTCAAAATCATTTCTAAGATTTTGGCTACCAGATTGAGTGCGGTGGCAGCGGTCTGTGTTTCTCTTAatcagtttggttttatcaGTGGTCGCAATATTCATGATTGTATTGTGCTGGGTTCTGAGGGTTTTAATTGCATGAATAGAACTAGTCGGCGCTCGAATTTTGCTTGCAAAATTGACATTAGCAAAGCCTTTGACACTATGAGCTGGGGGTTCATTTTACAGGTGCTTCAGGTCAACGGTTTTCATGAGACCTTTATCAGATGGATTTCTGTGATTTTCACTTCGGCTCGCATTTCTATTCTTTATAATGGTCTGTTGAGTGGTTATTTTGCTTGCTCCAGGGGGGTTCGCCAGGGAGACCCCCTTTCACCTATTCTGTTTGGCATTGCTGAGGACGTCCTGAGCCATCTTTTCCTGAATTGTGTGCATTCTCGGCACCTGGTGCCCATGGACTTTAGCCGAGGATCTCACTTTCCCACGCATCTTTTGTATgctgatgatatcctcattttcTGTAAAGCTTCGGTTAGAAATGCCAAAAAGATCAAAGAAATCTTGAATCTTTACGGTGAGCTATCGGGGCAGATTTGCAATCCGGTTAAGTCTCATGTCTTCTTTTCGTCTAGGGTGGCGACCCCCTTACGAAATAATATTCAGAGGGAGCTTGGTTTTGCTATCGGAAGTTTGCCGGTTACTTACCTTGGTGTTCCTTTATTCACGGGCCGTATTCGTGCTTCTTATTTTATGGCGATTTATGATAAAATCGTTAATAAATTTGCAAGATGGAAAGGGTTGCAGCTCTCTATGGCAGGACGGCTCTGTTTGGTTCGCTCGGTGATTCAAAGTTCGGTTACTCATTCCATGATGATCTATAGATGGCCGAAATCTCTTATTTATAATTTGGATAAGAAGTGTCGTAATTTCATCTGGACCGGGAGTGTAGATATCAAACCTTCCTGCCCGGTCAGTTGGAATCGGATTTGTGCCCCTCGAGTGGAAGGGGGTTTGGGAGTGCGACCTTTCTCTACAATGAACAAGAGTTGTCTgatgaaaatggcgtggaaaATGGTCCAAGGTCAGGATTTTGCGTTTGCTGTTCTGCGTACTCGTTATCTCACTATCTTTGGCTACGCGAAGCTTAATATTGCCTCTTCCCCTTACTGGACGGGAATTCGAGAGCATGTGAATCAACTTGTTGATAACTCTTTTTCTTATGTGGGCAAGGGTTCGACCACTTACTTTTGGAAAGACGACTGGTTGGGTTACAAACTGGTTGATAAGTTAAGGATTCCAACTTTTATGCATGAGTTCCTCAATCAAGCTATCgatgattatttttttgatgGGATCTGGCATTTCACAGAGGACTTTATTATTCATTGTTCTGATATTGTGGTGGATATACTACTCCTCCCGTTTGGTGATGAGGAAGATCAACGTTTCTGGAAGTCGTCGCTTACTGGTAATGTTTCGGCTGCTACGGCGTTTGCGGCCAACAGTCATTGTTTCCCCAAAGTTTGTTGGGGGAGTTGGATATGGGAGAAATTTATCCCGGAGCGCAGATCTCTTCTTACTTGGAGGTTAATCCATAGACGCTTACCTACTCAGGATCTCTTGATTCGTCATGGGAAGATGATTGGGCCGAATAGGTGCGCCCTCTGTGGTAGGGACGAGGAAACTATTAGCCATCTGTTTTGGATATGCTCGGTGGTTAAGCTTGCTTGGCATGAGTTGCTGGAGTGGTTTCATAAGACTGATTATCTGCATCATGCGGACATTCATGATTTCCTAGTCACTGCTTGGAATGCTAAGTTCAGTTCTTTGGTGACTTCTTTCTGGAAAGCGGGGGTTATAAATTTGTTATGGAAAATTTGGGATTGTCGCAATCAAATCATTTTTGAAGATAAAAGCTTCTCTCATAGGGATCTCAGCCGTTTTCTCAAAGTGGCTTTCAAAGAAATGGATGCTCATTTCTCTAAAATGGGTAATTCTAATAATTCTTGGTCAGATTATCTCACTTTGAGAAGTATTGGGGTTGCTACTCGTGCGGCTCCTCCGCCGGTTATGGTTAAtgttcactggtggcctccgGTGGGTCAATGGATGAAAGTCAATACGGATGGGTCAGCGATGGGAGCTCCGGGAAGTATTGCTGCTGCAGGCGTTTTTAGGGATCATTGGGGCTGGGTCCGGGGTTGCTTCCACTTTAAAGGAGGAACGGGATTTGCCTTTGAAGCAGAACTTCTTGCGATAATTTATGCAATTATGATTGCACATCATAGAGGCTGGCATATGTTGTGGATTGAAGGCGATTCGGCCTATATTGTTCGTCTGTTGACTTCTAGATCGTTGGATGTTCCGTGGCGTTTCATGGCGGCTTGGAGAAAGGCGCTTAAGCTCCTGGAGGAGTTTCAGTTGCAGGTGTCGCATATTTTTCGTGAGGGAAATTGCGCGGCAGACTTGATGGCGAATCAGGCTAGACCTGAGGGATGGTGGCCCTATGCCCGGGACGAAATTAAAAAAGTGGTGGCCATGGACATGGCGACTCATAGCCATGTTAGGATCAA GGGGCTTCTGGTGCGTTTCTTGGATGCGGGTTTTTGTCGAACAGATGGAGGGCAGGTTTCTGCACGGGTTTTGTTCATCAGGAGGCCGGATTGGAGTTTCTTTTTCCTCGAGCAAGAGTTGCTACTTGTTCAGTGGTGTGATCTGCAGCAGAATATGGAGCAGATGTGTGATCCCCGGCGGTATAAGGATTTTTCGTTTTGGTTTCACCGTGAACTTTTTTCAAACAGCTGGTGGGCGGGCTTGGGTTTCGGGTGGTCGTCTGATTTGATCGCCTTGTCGTCTGGTGTGAGTTGTTGGGGGAAGATTGTAGCCGGCAACAATCTGATCTTTGTTTCTCATGGATCGATTGGAAGGAGTTTTTTGGAGGAAGAAGGGCCTGCAGCGACGGCGTATCATCGGCTGCTTGGTCCCTTTGCCTCTGTTGATCGTTGGCTGGAGGAGGGAATCGGCGACGGCGTTTTACCGGCTGATTTCACTTCTATGACAACTTTTAGTGTGTTTGTCGATCGATGGCTGGAGGAGGAAATCGGCGACGGCGTATTACCGGCCGATTTCCCTTCTATGACAGCTTTTGGTGTGGCACTCGTTGTCGATCGATGGCTGGAGGAGGAAATCGGCGACGGCGTATTACCGGCCGGTTTCCCTCCTATGACAGCTTTCGGTGTTACTTTCTTGGTTGTTG TTACGGTTCTTGCTAATGAAGTAGAATCAGTGGTTCTTGCTAATGAAGTAGAAGTaaaattatatgtaattaaccaataa
- the LOC130994533 gene encoding uncharacterized protein LOC130994533 — protein MESDQQVQILDKSSLKLPLVSSNLLRPSHSPRTDGASKTLVPPTIISNAHTRTGTSTAVPDSNTGVTPTTSYARVTAPKSTRPKDIPAHKFKALQPIRHGNQGTLVIPRDLQLFQLNKFKHALIGRLMLNKGDKPRQTRDLKEELQGLWKPSAPWHLMPMGKGYYTLKFQSQEDKAAAKEKLLWELSVGSIRLRDWVRYFDPYKESSSIAQIWVRIYYLPVELWHPEVISGIGRWLGQPLKIDGISMTEDVGSYVRMLVEVDLAQPLPETMSIDGGDYSFPVEFCYESIPLFCTRCKITGHSVDKCRRGAKSKPSDVVEKPMVKDPQWKTVNKTGGKQVQENRLSALVNVINMEGELNAMEEQHNMQQQVSEEEETVNKTGGMHVQENRFSALIDVNNMEGEHTSMEEQHGMQQQTSEEKEIDAPDK, from the coding sequence ATGGAGTCCGACCAACAGGTCCAGATTCTGGACAAAAGTTCTCTCAAGCTTCCTTTGGTTTCTTCTAACCTTTTGCGTCCTTCCCATTCACCCCGAACTGATGGGGCATCGAAAACCCTAGTTCCGCCGACAATAATCTCCAACGCTCACACCAGAACGGGAACTTCTACAGCGGTCCCTGATAGCAATACAGGCGTTACTCCGACGACGTCTTACGCTCGTGTCACAGCCCCCAAGTCTACGCGACCGAAAGATATCCCGGCACATAAATTTAAAGCCCTTCAACCGATACGTCATGGCAACCAAGGAACTCTGGTCATTCCTCGTGACCTTCAGCTGTTCCAACTGAACAAGTTCAAACACGCTCTTATTGGAAGATTGATGCTGAATAAAGGTGATAAGCCAAGACAAACTCGTGATCTAAAGGAAGAGTTGCAAGGCCTTTGGAAACCTTCCGCTCCCTGGCACCTCATGCCTATGGGTAAAGGATATTATACCTTGAAATTTCAATCTCAGGAGGATAAGGCTGCTGCTAAAGAAAAACTCTTATGGGAATTATCTGTAGGATCAATTCGTCTACGTGACTGGGTCCGTTACTTCGACCCATACAAAGAATCTTCCTCAATCGCTCAAATCTGGGTAAGAATTTATTATTTACCTGTTGAGCTTTGGCATCCTGAAGTGATATCAGGCATTGGAAGATGGTTAGGGCAACCTCTCAAAATTGATGGCATCTCCATGACAGAGGACGTTGGAAGCTACGTGCGCATGCTTGTTGAAGTCGATTTGGCCCAACCTTTGCCGGAGACAATGAGCATTGATGGGGGTGATTATTCTTTCCCGGTGGAATTTTGTTATGAATCTATTCCTTTGTTTTGCACTCGTTGCAAGATTACAGGTCACTCGGTGGATAAATGTCGAAGGGGCGCTAAATCCAAACCCTCGGATGTGGTGGAGAAGCCTATGGTCAAGGATCCGCAGTGGAAAACCGTTAATAAGACGGGAGGAAAGCAGGTACAGGAGAATAGACTCTCTGCTCTTGTCAATGTGATTAACATGGAGGGAGAGCTTAATGCAATGGAAGAGCAGCATAATATGCAACAGCAGGTCTCTGAGGAAGAGGAAACAGTGAATAAAACGGGAGGTATGCATGTCCAGGAGAACAGATTTTCTGCTCTGATCGATGTGAACAACATGGAGGGGGAGCACACTTCAATGGAAGAACAGCATGGTATGCAACAGCAGACCTCTGAGGAAAAGGAAATTGACGCTCCTGATAAGTAG
- the LOC130995200 gene encoding UPF0481 protein At3g47200-like, producing MFNTKQACASLNQKLSAGAESECTIYRVHQHLRNVNPNAYEPEVIAIGPYHRNKDHLKMMEDYKLRYFQHLIRRKPSNNVERYAACVGRLEAEARKCYADEPTSMSPSEFIQMLVLDGCFIVELLLKYVVESKREKNDPIFQMDWMIISLQRDLMLFENQLPFFVLCELFDLIEAPGQHSTLRDLLLLFFHGLYPGEGYRGEASVAPREVKHLLHFIHRSWLPRGTGTGGRKKQDKGLQFISSAARLKEANVRFESEPQAALFDVRFENGVMIMAPLCVEDRTESFLRNLVAYEQYFGQHQDNYVTDYITFLDCLVDSSKDVEILSRKGIVENWMGEEEAVAKMVNKLGESVAVPWASFIYAEMFENVERHCRKRRNRWMATLRRTYLSSPWLIMSLLVGAVLLLLAFTQTVFTILQVV from the exons ATGTTCAA CACAAAGCAAGCCTGCGCTAGCTTGAACCAAAAACTGAGCGCGGGGGCAGAATCAGAATGCACAATCTACAGAGTTCATCAACATTTACGGAACGTCAACCCCAATGCTTACGAGCCCGAGGTGATCGCTATCGGCCCTTATCACCGCAACAAGGATCATCTAAAAATGATGGAAGATTACAAGCTACGTTACTTCCAGCACCTCATCAGAAGGAAACCTTCCAACAACGTGGAAAGGTACGCAGCATGTGTGGGCAGATTGGAAGCCGAAGCAAGAAAATGTTACGCAGATGAGCCTACAAGCATGAGCCCGAGCGAGTTCATACAAATGCTTGTACTAGATGGATGCTTCATCGTTGAGTTATTACTGAAGTACGTCGTGGAGTCCAAGAGGGAGAAGAATGATCCCATCTTCCAAATGGACTGGATGATCATTAGCCTGCAGCGCGATTTAATGCTCTTCGAGAATCAACTCCCATTCTTCGTCTTGTGCGAGCTGTTCGACCTGATTGAGGCTCCCGGCCAGCATAGTACGTTGCGGGACCTTCTCTTGCTATTCTTCCACGGTCTGTATCCTGGGGAAGGCTACAGAGGAGAAGCGAGCGTAGCTCCTCGTGAGGTGAAGCATTTGCTTCACTTCATCCATCGTAGTTGGCTTCCCCGCGGCACGGGCACAGGCGGGAGGAAGAAACAGGATAAGGGGTTGCAGTTCATCAGCAGCGCAGCGAGACTTAAAGAGGCTAATGTCAGGTTCGAGTCCGAGCCACAAGCTGCGTTGTTCGACGTGAGGTTCGAAAACGGGGTGATGATCATGGCGCCTCTGTGCGTCGAGGACAGGACCGAGTCGTTCCTCCGGAATCTCGTCGCGTACGAGCAGTACTTTGGGCAGCATCAGGACAATTACGTGACGGATTATATCACGTTCCTGGACTGCCTTGTTGATTCCTCCAAGGATGTGGAGATATTGTCGCGCAAGGGAATCGTGGAGAACTGGATGGGCGAGGAGGAAGCCGTGGCGAAGATGGTGAACAAGCTGGGTGAATCGGTGGCTGTGCCCTGGGCAAGCTTCATCTATGCGGAGATGTTTGAGAATGTGGAAAGGCATTGCAGGAAAAGAAGGAATAGGTGGATGGCGACGTTGAGGCGTACTTATTTAAGTAGTCCTTGGCTTATTATGTCTCTACTTGTTGGTGCAGTGCTTCTTCTGCTCGCATTCACGCAAACAGTGTTTACCATATTACAGGTGGTTTGA
- the LOC130995195 gene encoding UPF0481 protein At3g47200-like isoform X1: protein MILSVYSPEDILLALETNQQLLTAKYYFIHCQSCSKISQRYIIYMDPNSTTEACASLNEKLTKLNAGAESECTIYRVHKHLRNVNPNAYEPEVIAIGPYHCNKDHLKMMEDHKLRYFQHLIRRKPSNSVERYAACVGRLEAEARKCYADEPTSLSPSDFIQMLVLDGCFIVELLLKRDMVSLREKNDPIIQMDWMIISVQRDLMLFENQLPFFVLCELFDLIHEAPGQHSMLRDLLLRFFDDLYPGKNYRGEASVAPREVKHLLHLIHRNWLPRGTGTKKKDKRLQFINSAARLKEANVRFEISEPEAALFEVRFENGVMIMAPLWVEDKTESVLRNLVAYEQYFGQDQENFVTDYVMLLDCLIDSSKDVEILSRDGIVKNWMGDEEAVAKMVNKLAESVVVPYTGFIYAEMFENVEKHCRKRMNRWMATLRRNYLSSPWLIMSLFVGAVLLLLLTFMQTVFTILQVV, encoded by the exons ATGATATTGAGTGTATATTCCCCTGAAGATATATTACTTGCTCTCGAAACCAACCAGCAGCTGCTAACTGCTAAGTACTACTTCATCCACTGCCAATCATGCTCAA AAATTTCTCAACGTTATATCATATATATGGATCCTAACAGCACAACGGAAGCCTGCGCTAGCTTGAATGAAAAACTGACGAAACTCAACGCGGGGGCAGAATCAGAATGCACAATCTACAGAGTTCATAAACATTTACGGAACGTGAATCCCAATGCTTACGAGCCCGAGGTGATCGCTATTGGTCCTTATCACTGCAACAAGGATCATCTAAAAATGATGGAAGATCACAAGCTACGTTACTTCCAGCACCTCATCAGAAGGAAACCTTCCAACAGTGTGGAAAGATACGCAGCATGTGTGGGCAGATTGGAAGCCGAAGCAAGAAAATGTTACGCAGATGAGCCTACAAGCCTGAGCCCAAGCGACTTCATACAAATGCTTGTACTAGATGGATGCTTCATCGTTGAGTTATTACTGAAGCGCGACATGGTGTCCCTGAGGGAGAAGAATGATCCCATCATCCAAATGGACTGGATGATTATTAGCGTGCAACGCGATTTAATGCTCTTCGAGAATCAACTCCCATTCTTCGTCTTGTGCGAGCTGTTCGACCTGATTCATGAGGCTCCCGGCCAGCATAGTATGTTGCGGGACCTTCTCCTGCGATTCTTCGACGATCTGTATCCTGGGAAAAACTACAGAGGAGAAGCGAGCGTAGCTCCTCGTGAGGTGAAGCATTTGCTTCACTTGATCCATCGTAATTGGCTTCCCCGCGGCACGGGCACCAAGAAAAAGGATAAGAGGTTGCAGTTCATCAACAGCGCAGCGAGGCTTAAAGAGGCTAATGTCAGGTTCGAGATATCTGAGCCAGAAGCTGCGTTGTTCGAAGTGAGGTTCGAAAACGGGGTGATGATCATGGCGCCTCTGTGGGTCGAGGACAAGACCGAGTCGGTCCTCCGGAATCTCGTCGCGTACGAGCAGTACTTTGGGCAGGATCAGGAGAATTTCGTGACGGATTATGTCATGTTGCTGGACTGCCTTATTGATTCCTCCAAGGATGTGGAGATACTGTCGCGTGACGGAATCGTGAAGAACTGGATGGGCGATGAGGAAGCCGTGGCGAAGATGGTGAACAAGCTGGCTGAATCGGTGGTTGTGCCCTACACAGGCTTCATCTATGCGGAGATGTTTGAGAATGTGGAAAAGCATTGCAGGAAAAGAATGAATAGGTGGATGGCCACGTTGAGGCGTAATTATTTAAGTAGTCCTTGGCTTATTATGTCTCTATTTGTTGGTGCAGTACTGCTGCTTCTGCTCACATTCATGCAAACAGTGTTTACCATATTACAGGTGGTTTGA
- the LOC130995195 gene encoding UPF0481 protein At3g47200-like isoform X2 produces MLNTTEACASLNEKLTKLNAGAESECTIYRVHKHLRNVNPNAYEPEVIAIGPYHCNKDHLKMMEDHKLRYFQHLIRRKPSNSVERYAACVGRLEAEARKCYADEPTSLSPSDFIQMLVLDGCFIVELLLKRDMVSLREKNDPIIQMDWMIISVQRDLMLFENQLPFFVLCELFDLIHEAPGQHSMLRDLLLRFFDDLYPGKNYRGEASVAPREVKHLLHLIHRNWLPRGTGTKKKDKRLQFINSAARLKEANVRFEISEPEAALFEVRFENGVMIMAPLWVEDKTESVLRNLVAYEQYFGQDQENFVTDYVMLLDCLIDSSKDVEILSRDGIVKNWMGDEEAVAKMVNKLAESVVVPYTGFIYAEMFENVEKHCRKRMNRWMATLRRNYLSSPWLIMSLFVGAVLLLLLTFMQTVFTILQVV; encoded by the exons ATGCTCAA CACAACGGAAGCCTGCGCTAGCTTGAATGAAAAACTGACGAAACTCAACGCGGGGGCAGAATCAGAATGCACAATCTACAGAGTTCATAAACATTTACGGAACGTGAATCCCAATGCTTACGAGCCCGAGGTGATCGCTATTGGTCCTTATCACTGCAACAAGGATCATCTAAAAATGATGGAAGATCACAAGCTACGTTACTTCCAGCACCTCATCAGAAGGAAACCTTCCAACAGTGTGGAAAGATACGCAGCATGTGTGGGCAGATTGGAAGCCGAAGCAAGAAAATGTTACGCAGATGAGCCTACAAGCCTGAGCCCAAGCGACTTCATACAAATGCTTGTACTAGATGGATGCTTCATCGTTGAGTTATTACTGAAGCGCGACATGGTGTCCCTGAGGGAGAAGAATGATCCCATCATCCAAATGGACTGGATGATTATTAGCGTGCAACGCGATTTAATGCTCTTCGAGAATCAACTCCCATTCTTCGTCTTGTGCGAGCTGTTCGACCTGATTCATGAGGCTCCCGGCCAGCATAGTATGTTGCGGGACCTTCTCCTGCGATTCTTCGACGATCTGTATCCTGGGAAAAACTACAGAGGAGAAGCGAGCGTAGCTCCTCGTGAGGTGAAGCATTTGCTTCACTTGATCCATCGTAATTGGCTTCCCCGCGGCACGGGCACCAAGAAAAAGGATAAGAGGTTGCAGTTCATCAACAGCGCAGCGAGGCTTAAAGAGGCTAATGTCAGGTTCGAGATATCTGAGCCAGAAGCTGCGTTGTTCGAAGTGAGGTTCGAAAACGGGGTGATGATCATGGCGCCTCTGTGGGTCGAGGACAAGACCGAGTCGGTCCTCCGGAATCTCGTCGCGTACGAGCAGTACTTTGGGCAGGATCAGGAGAATTTCGTGACGGATTATGTCATGTTGCTGGACTGCCTTATTGATTCCTCCAAGGATGTGGAGATACTGTCGCGTGACGGAATCGTGAAGAACTGGATGGGCGATGAGGAAGCCGTGGCGAAGATGGTGAACAAGCTGGCTGAATCGGTGGTTGTGCCCTACACAGGCTTCATCTATGCGGAGATGTTTGAGAATGTGGAAAAGCATTGCAGGAAAAGAATGAATAGGTGGATGGCCACGTTGAGGCGTAATTATTTAAGTAGTCCTTGGCTTATTATGTCTCTATTTGTTGGTGCAGTACTGCTGCTTCTGCTCACATTCATGCAAACAGTGTTTACCATATTACAGGTGGTTTGA